In Esox lucius isolate fEsoLuc1 chromosome 6, fEsoLuc1.pri, whole genome shotgun sequence, the following proteins share a genomic window:
- the LOC105027421 gene encoding galanin receptor type 2, with protein MNDSLLNKSGENWRAESVIISLVFSLIFLVGTVGNCLVLTVLLRNGQMNTKTTNLFILNLGVADLCFIVFCVPFQATIYTMDEWIFGPFLCKVVHFIIYLTMYASIYTLAAVSLDRYLAIRYPLRSRKTRTPRNALLSICMVWALSLVFSSPYLSYYRLMDLDGTAVCIPAWHFRDRRLMDVCTFVFGYLVPVLILSLTYARTVRHLWTTVNPVEDVAECQRAKRKVTKMIIVVAMLFCLCWLPHHLVILWMWFGHFPLNHTTYVLRVLSHLVAYANSCLNPIVYALASKHFRKGFRAVFDCAFTKRVGNRVHAFQMLQTFQAVQAVSTVEAGSSEMSDLCHRSPPGGWTRKTTPGK; from the exons ATGAATGACTCCCTTTTGAACAAATCTGGTGAGAACTGGAGAGCGGAATCGGTTATAATATCTCTGGTCTTCTCGCTCATATTCTTGGTCGGCACAGTCGGAAACTGCTTGGTCCTCACCGTCCTTCTCCGAAATGGACAgatgaacacaaaaacaacgaACCTTTTTATTCTGAACCTTGGAGTGGCAGATCTATGCTTCATAGTGTTCTGTGTGCCTTTTCAGGCCACTATCTATACAATGGATGAGTGGATATTTGGACCGTTCCTGTGCAAAGTGGTACATTTTATAATCTATCTCACCATGTATGCCAGCATCTACACACTGGCGGCCGTGTCATTGGACAG GTATCTGGCCATCCGCTACCCCCTCCGTTCCCGGAAGACGAGGACCCCTCGAAACGCCCTGTTGTCCATCTGCATGGTGTGGGCTTTGTCCCTGGTCTTCTCCAGCCCGTATCTCAGCTACTACCGACTGATGGACCTGGATGGCACGGCGGTCTGCATCCCcgcctggcacttccgcgacagGCGACTCATGGACGTTTGCACCTTCGTGTTCGGGTACCTCGTCCCTGTGCTCATTCTCAGCCTGACGTACGCCcgaaccgtccgccacctctgGACCACGGTGAACCCCGTGGAGGACGTGGCCGAGTGCCAGAGAGCCAAGAGGAAGGTCACAAAGATGATCATCGTCGTGGCGATGCTCTTCTGCCTCTGCTGGCTTCCGCATCACCTGGTCATATTGTGGATGTGGTTCGGCCACTTCCCCCTGAACCACACCACCTACGTCCTCCGCGTCCTCTCCCACCTGGTGGCCTACGCCAACTCCTGCCTAAACCCCATAGTCTACGCCCTGGCCTCCAAACACTTCCGGAAGGGCTTCCGCGCGGTGTTCGACTGCGCGTTCACTAAGAGGGTGGGGAACCGGGTGCATGCGTTCCAGATGCTCCAGACGTTCCAGGCTGTGCAGGCAGTCAGCACGGTGGAGGCGGGGTCCAGCGAGATGTCCGACCTGTGCCACAGGTCACCGCCCGGAGGCTGGACCAGGAAAACCACACCTgggaaataa
- the LOC105027420 gene encoding C-reactive protein-like: MENFLLALVLVKTCCVLTQDLSGKMLTFPQEMKMANVRLNTTREKFNAVTICFRFFTDLTRNHVLFSSATNGNAAFVIKMTGTSEIQQVSKNSTAVFDGLAFAQNTWHSLFSIWDSETGLGQLWLDGQPSARKLLHSGAVRAQRIILGSRMCLMKKQTNNTPGNVLPWRALHFQITGPVVLEYMLVCNMKLVKI; this comes from the exons ATGGAGAATTTCCTGCTAGCGCTTGTGTTGGTTAAAACATGCTGTGTCTTAACTCAAG ACCTGTCAGGTAAAATGTTGACCTTTCCACAAGAGATGAAAATGGCTAATGTGAGATTGAATACTACTAGAGAGAAGTTCAATGCTGTGACAATCTGTTTCAG GTTCTTCACTGATCTCACAAGGAACCATGTCCTGTTCTCCTCTGCCACTAACGGAAATGCTGCTTTTGTCATCAAGATGACCGGCACAAGTGAGATTCAACAGGTGTCCAAGAACAGCACGGCAGTCTTCGATGGCCTAGCGTTCGCCCAAAACACCTGGCACTCCCTCTTTTCCATCTGGGACTCTGAGACTGGCCTTGGGCAACTGTGGCTGGATGGTCAACCCAGTGCCAGGAAGCTCCTTCACTCTGGAGCCGTCAGAGCCCAGCGGATCATTCTTGG GAGCAGGATGTGTTTGATGAAGAAGCAGACCAACAACACCCCGGGAAATGTTCTCCCCTGGAGGGCCCTACACTTCCAGATCACAGGACCAGTAGTGCTGGAGTACATGTTGGTCTGTAACATGAAATTagtgaaaatataa